In Halobacillus amylolyticus, the following proteins share a genomic window:
- a CDS encoding electron transfer flavoprotein subunit alpha/FixB family protein, translating to MNKKVVVLGEVSEGSLRNVSFETIAAAKAVAGDGEIVAVLVGESVKSFADEMIHYGADRVITVEHENLKNYTSDGYTQALSHVIESENPEGLIFAHTALGKDLAPRLASKLETGLISDVTEIEQQGEDVLFTRPIYSGKAFEKKTIKDGTIFATIRPNNIEPLEKDETLTGEIISSDVEIKDLRTIIKDIIRNTTDGVDLSEAKVIIAGGRGVKSQEGFEPLHELADVLGGAVGASRGACDAEYCDYALQIGQTGKVVTPDLYIACGISGAIQHLAGMSNSKTIVAINKDPEANIFNVADYGIVGDLFEVVPLLTEEFKKLKVGV from the coding sequence ATGAACAAAAAAGTAGTAGTACTGGGAGAAGTTAGTGAGGGAAGCCTGAGAAATGTCTCTTTTGAAACGATAGCGGCAGCTAAAGCAGTTGCCGGTGATGGGGAGATCGTAGCTGTACTAGTTGGCGAAAGCGTGAAGTCATTTGCAGATGAAATGATTCATTATGGGGCAGACCGTGTCATTACGGTTGAGCATGAGAATCTTAAAAACTATACATCTGATGGCTATACACAAGCATTAAGCCATGTAATCGAATCAGAAAATCCAGAAGGGCTCATTTTTGCCCATACTGCTTTAGGAAAAGACCTTGCTCCAAGACTTGCAAGCAAGTTAGAAACAGGGCTCATTTCTGATGTTACAGAGATTGAGCAGCAGGGGGAAGATGTTCTTTTCACAAGGCCTATCTATTCTGGTAAAGCCTTTGAGAAGAAAACCATCAAGGATGGGACGATTTTTGCAACGATTCGTCCTAATAATATTGAACCACTTGAAAAGGATGAAACGCTTACTGGCGAGATAATCTCAAGTGATGTAGAGATTAAAGACCTGCGAACGATTATAAAGGATATTATCCGCAATACAACCGACGGTGTGGACTTATCAGAGGCGAAAGTAATTATCGCGGGCGGCAGAGGCGTTAAAAGTCAAGAAGGTTTTGAGCCGCTGCATGAATTAGCTGATGTTTTAGGTGGGGCTGTAGGAGCTTCCCGTGGAGCATGTGATGCAGAATACTGTGACTATGCACTGCAAATTGGTCAAACAGGGAAGGTTGTAACACCAGATTTGTACATTGCCTGTGGAATCTCCGGAGCCATTCAACATTTAGCGGGAATGTCCAACTCTAAAACGATTGTGGCGATTAACAAGGATCCTGAAGCCAATATCTTTAACGTAGCCGATTATGGAATTGTTGGCGATCTGTTTGAAGTGGTTCCGTTGTTGACGGAAGAATTCAAGAAATTGAAGGTCGGTGTGTAA
- a CDS encoding electron transfer flavoprotein subunit beta/FixA family protein gives MNLFVLMKRTFDTEEKIVIENEGIAEESAEFIINPYDDYAIEEAVQLKDEHGGEVTVVTIGGEDAVKELRTALAMGADKAVLINTEDDLEDGDAYTTAKILAEFFKEKEVDLILAGNVAIDEGTGQVGPRLAEFLGMPSITTITDLEIEGRKAVIERDVEGDVEKIEAELPLLVTAQQGLNEPRYPSLPGIMKAKKKPLEELELDDLDLEEEDVEAKTETVEVFLPPEKEAGRILEGEVNAQVSELVALLQKEAKVV, from the coding sequence ATGAATCTATTTGTACTAATGAAACGCACGTTTGATACTGAGGAAAAGATTGTCATTGAAAATGAAGGGATTGCCGAAGAGAGTGCTGAATTTATCATTAATCCTTATGACGATTACGCCATAGAAGAGGCTGTTCAACTAAAAGATGAACATGGCGGGGAAGTGACTGTCGTAACGATAGGCGGTGAGGACGCAGTAAAGGAACTGCGGACCGCACTTGCGATGGGAGCAGATAAAGCCGTGTTAATTAATACGGAAGATGATTTAGAAGACGGGGATGCATACACAACAGCTAAGATTTTAGCAGAATTTTTCAAAGAAAAAGAGGTGGATCTGATATTGGCTGGAAACGTCGCTATTGACGAGGGAACAGGCCAAGTGGGTCCAAGACTGGCTGAATTTCTCGGGATGCCTTCTATTACTACGATAACGGACCTTGAGATAGAGGGAAGAAAAGCCGTGATTGAACGGGATGTGGAAGGTGATGTTGAAAAGATTGAAGCTGAACTGCCTCTGCTAGTTACGGCACAGCAAGGGCTAAACGAGCCTCGTTATCCTTCCCTTCCTGGGATCATGAAGGCGAAGAAGAAGCCGCTTGAGGAGCTGGAATTAGATGATCTTGACCTTGAGGAGGAGGATGTCGAAGCTAAAACGGAGACAGTAGAAGTATTCCTTCCTCCTGAAAAAGAGGCGGGAAGAATACTAGAAGGAGAAGTGAATGCACAAGTAAGCGAGTTAGTGGCATTACTACAAAAGGAAGCAAAAGTAGTCTAA
- a CDS encoding 3-hydroxyacyl-CoA dehydrogenase family protein: MQVDNINEVAVIGAGAMGSQIAMVCALEGYSVILNDIEETSLTKAKESLQGHMNRRIQKGKLTEQQVEDAFGRLTFDANLASVKDVDLVIEAVVEKLDVKRELFSTLDEITPDHTILATNSSTIVSSKIADATTRPDKVCNVHFFNPPLVMELVEVVKGPHTSDETAETAFAFVEKIGKAPVLLQKEISGFIANRILGKLMDEALFLLENGYATHEEIDTVCTKALNHPIGPFALMDLTGIDVNYFVRMQRYQESGNESDKPAKIVEEKVEKGDLGRKTGKGFYQYS; this comes from the coding sequence ATGCAGGTGGATAATATCAATGAAGTGGCTGTGATCGGCGCAGGCGCAATGGGTTCACAGATCGCAATGGTTTGTGCTCTTGAGGGATATAGCGTCATTCTTAATGATATCGAGGAAACCAGCTTAACAAAAGCGAAGGAATCTCTTCAGGGTCACATGAACCGACGCATTCAAAAGGGCAAGCTAACCGAGCAACAAGTGGAGGATGCCTTTGGACGACTAACTTTCGATGCCAATCTTGCGTCTGTTAAGGATGTGGATCTTGTCATCGAAGCGGTAGTGGAGAAGCTTGATGTGAAAAGAGAATTGTTTTCAACACTTGATGAAATCACTCCAGACCACACGATTCTCGCTACAAATAGTTCAACTATTGTCAGCTCAAAAATCGCTGATGCAACGACGAGGCCAGATAAGGTTTGTAATGTGCATTTCTTCAACCCTCCGCTAGTGATGGAACTAGTCGAGGTTGTCAAAGGCCCGCACACGTCTGATGAAACCGCAGAGACTGCTTTTGCTTTTGTTGAAAAAATAGGGAAGGCCCCTGTCCTGTTACAGAAAGAGATTTCCGGATTCATCGCCAACCGTATTCTTGGAAAGTTAATGGATGAAGCACTCTTCCTTTTGGAAAATGGATACGCGACCCATGAAGAGATCGACACTGTTTGTACAAAAGCTTTAAACCATCCGATTGGCCCTTTTGCCTTAATGGACTTAACGGGCATTGACGTGAACTATTTTGTCAGAATGCAGCGGTATCAGGAATCTGGAAACGAATCAGATAAACCTGCAAAGATCGTAGAAGAAAAGGTGGAAAAAGGTGATCTTGGACGTAAAACAGGCAAAGGCTTTTATCAATACAGCTAA
- a CDS encoding 3-hydroxyacyl-CoA dehydrogenase family protein produces the protein MHHVSVIGAGTMGRGIAFSCALADLSVFVQDISEESLEDCKQYIEKQCQRSIQKGKITEEQAKQLRENIHYSLSIKEAVANADLVIEAVLEIMDVKVETFKQVDNYAPKHAILATNTSTMSPTEIAAQTNRPDQCIALHFFNPVPKMKLIEVICGLETSEETIATSFQFGESIEKECVRINEFPGFAVSRMNCLIGNEAMNMVMEGVGSAEDIDKAMKLGLNHPMGPLELADLVGLDTRLRNMEYLYQTLGEKYRPCPILTKYVKAGHLGKKTGRGFYSYS, from the coding sequence ATTCATCATGTGAGTGTAATTGGTGCGGGGACAATGGGAAGGGGGATCGCCTTCTCATGTGCCCTCGCTGATTTATCCGTTTTCGTTCAAGACATTTCTGAAGAAAGCCTTGAGGATTGTAAGCAATATATCGAAAAACAATGTCAAAGAAGTATTCAAAAAGGGAAGATAACAGAGGAGCAAGCGAAACAGCTACGAGAAAATATTCACTATTCCCTCAGCATTAAGGAAGCGGTAGCAAATGCCGACTTAGTCATAGAAGCTGTGCTCGAAATAATGGATGTAAAAGTGGAGACGTTTAAACAGGTCGACAACTATGCACCGAAGCACGCTATTTTAGCAACGAATACGTCGACGATGAGTCCCACTGAAATTGCTGCACAAACCAATCGTCCAGACCAATGTATTGCGCTTCACTTCTTTAATCCAGTACCTAAAATGAAACTCATCGAGGTCATTTGCGGACTCGAAACATCAGAGGAAACGATTGCGACATCCTTCCAATTTGGTGAAAGTATCGAGAAGGAATGCGTCAGAATCAATGAATTCCCAGGGTTTGCCGTCAGTCGAATGAATTGTCTGATCGGAAATGAAGCGATGAATATGGTCATGGAAGGCGTTGGATCAGCTGAGGATATCGACAAGGCGATGAAGCTTGGATTAAATCACCCCATGGGTCCGTTAGAATTGGCCGATTTAGTTGGCTTAGATACAAGGCTGCGTAATATGGAGTACTTATATCAAACATTGGGAGAAAAATATCGTCCCTGTCCGATTTTGACAAAGTATGTGAAAGCAGGTCATTTAGGTAAGAAAACGGGCAGAGGATTTTACAGCTATTCTTAA
- a CDS encoding acyl-CoA dehydrogenase family protein — MNFDLEEDIQFLKKNVRDFVQTEVEAVAMDIEKEDKIPERIIEMSKEMGLFGLSIPDEYGGLGIGMVGKCALYEEIGATHNGYTTLIGAHTGIGTVGIVEMGNEQQKQKYLPKLASGEFIGAFALTEPSAGSNATNLKTTAVKKGDHYILNGTKHYITNATEADVFTVMAVTDASKGAKGITSFIVEKDFPGFQVGAIEPKMGLHGSQSAEIILEDCKVPAENVLGVEGQGYVNALKILANGRAGLAARNLGSCQKLLDLSMEYVQEREQFGVPIIDHQAVGHMVSEMAVEIEALRSFTYRVAWMVDEGQKVIKEAAMLKLYGSEVYNRVADKAVQVHGGIGYISDYPIERFFRDARITRIYEGTSEIQKNIITGQLKKEYS; from the coding sequence ATGAATTTTGATTTAGAGGAAGACATTCAATTTCTAAAAAAGAATGTGCGTGATTTTGTTCAAACAGAAGTAGAAGCGGTCGCGATGGATATTGAAAAAGAAGATAAGATCCCTGAGCGAATAATTGAAATGTCTAAAGAAATGGGACTGTTCGGCCTAAGTATCCCTGATGAATACGGCGGATTAGGGATTGGAATGGTAGGCAAGTGTGCTCTATATGAAGAAATAGGGGCAACCCACAATGGGTATACAACATTGATTGGTGCACATACAGGAATTGGCACAGTGGGAATTGTTGAAATGGGAAATGAACAGCAAAAACAAAAATACTTACCAAAACTTGCGAGCGGTGAATTCATAGGGGCCTTTGCTCTCACAGAGCCAAGTGCTGGGTCGAATGCAACGAATTTGAAAACCACAGCTGTTAAAAAGGGAGATCACTATATTTTAAATGGCACGAAACATTACATTACCAATGCAACTGAAGCAGATGTCTTCACGGTGATGGCGGTGACGGATGCTAGTAAAGGGGCGAAAGGAATCACCTCTTTTATTGTTGAAAAAGATTTCCCTGGCTTTCAAGTAGGTGCGATCGAGCCGAAGATGGGGTTGCACGGTTCACAATCCGCTGAAATTATTTTAGAAGATTGCAAGGTTCCAGCTGAGAATGTGCTCGGAGTTGAAGGGCAAGGCTACGTCAATGCCTTAAAAATACTGGCTAACGGCCGGGCTGGTCTGGCAGCGAGAAACCTTGGTTCCTGCCAAAAGCTGTTAGATTTATCGATGGAATATGTCCAAGAGCGTGAACAGTTCGGCGTACCTATTATCGACCACCAAGCGGTCGGTCACATGGTATCTGAAATGGCTGTCGAGATTGAGGCACTGCGATCATTCACCTATCGTGTGGCATGGATGGTGGATGAAGGGCAGAAAGTTATCAAGGAAGCAGCGATGCTGAAGCTATATGGATCAGAAGTCTATAATCGCGTAGCTGATAAAGCGGTTCAGGTTCATGGAGGGATCGGGTATATCTCCGATTACCCAATTGAACGATTTTTCCGAGATGCACGTATTACTAGAATTTATGAAGGTACATCAGAAATTCAAAAGAATATTATCACTGGACAACTGAAAAAAGAGTATAGCTAG